In the genome of Acidobacteriota bacterium, the window TGATCGATATGAATGGCGGCAATTCGCTAAAGACCTCTTGATAGAGGTCGTAATACATCGACGCCTCGGCCCCGGTTGCGGGTAAAAACACAACTACCGGATACTTTTTCGCACGCGTCGCATTTCGCGGAAATTCGATCCTGCTCGGTTCGCCTAGCTCCGACTGAAACCCATCGGCAACGGTGATCACCCGCGGATAAACGGCAGGAGCTTTCGGTCTAGTTCGATCAGCAGTCGGCCGCTTCTGGGTAAATGCCGTTCCCGCCGTCACTGGCACTATCATGAAACAAAGTAATACGAGGAAAAAGTACTTCATTTTCATCAACCAGCAATTAAAATGTTAAGAATGAGGTTAAAGCTTGTTCGCCCTTGCCCTCTACCAAGGCTAGATCAAATATGGTGGTCCCGGCTGGATTCGAACCAGCGGCCTTCCGCTTAGGAGGCGGACGCTCTATCCAACTGAGCTACGGGACCGCGAAGCCCCCGTCAGGGCGACGGAGGCTGAAAATTTGAAACGGTGTGGCGAGGCATCGCAAAGCAACTTGCGTCGGCCCAAGCCATGGGTCCGGTGCACCGCCTTCACTCTAGCTGTCGTAGTTTATCAGAGCCTTCACATCATATCCATTAAATTTGGACCGGCCGCCGAGGAAGTCCAGTTCGACCACAAAGTGGAGTCCGGCTACGATGCCGCCCATGCCCTCGACGAGGTCCACGACCGCCTTTGCCGTTCCGCCCGTGGCGAGCAGGTCATCGACGATCAGAACCCGGTGGCCTTCGCCGACGGCGTCGCGGTGCATTTCAAGCGTGTCTTGCCCGTACTCAAGGTCATAGGAGACCGAAACGGTGTCCGCCGGCAACTTCTTCGGTTTGCGGACAGGCACGAAGCCGGCTCCGATCTGATAGGCGATCGGTGTCGCAAAAATGAAACCGGATTCAATGCCGATCACCGTGTCAATATCGAGCCCGCGGCATTGCTCGACCATTGCGTCGATTGCCTGCTCCAAGCCCGCCGGCGTCCTTTAGCAGCGTCGTTATGTCATAAAAATTGATGCCCGGTTTCGGAAAATCGGGCACCTCGCGAATAAGGCTCTTAAGGTTATCCATATGATGAAAAATAACTATCGTTCGATCCTAAATGTCGAAAATATATCGTCAGTCTCCTCTACGAGTTCTTCGACCTCGGTTACCGCGAATATGCCGGGCCGGCCGCAAGGTCGTGTTTGAAGCCTTCCACCGCCTTGTCCGGCCCTTGGGCAAACGCCTCGACGCGTCCGTCCTCAAGGTTGCGGACATAGCCCTTGACCTGATGCTTCGCTGCCGACCGCTGTGCAAAATAGCGATAGCCGACGCCCTGAACCAATCCGCTGATCAAAAACCTGCGTGCGATCATCTCCATTCTGCGGATCAGCCAAGTGCCTCGATGCATTCCGCGAGCGGTCGCTTCCGGCACGTGAATATATGCGAACCGCCTAGGTTGCGTTCGACCTCTCCGGCCGAGCGAAGTTCCTCGGCCAACGCCACGAAGTCCTTCGGCTCATCCGTTTCGAACGAGAACAGATACTCGTACTCGCCAAAGCCCAGACCGTGCGTCATGTGTATCTTAATGTTCGGGAAACGCCGGCCGACCATCATACCGTCCTCAATCAAGGCTTCGCGTTCCTCGGCCGGTTTCTCATACCATTCCCGGCCTTTCGCGCAGGGGTAAAAGAAATGGTATGCCTTCTCGCCGGCGTTCACATGAAACCGATCCTCGGTGCTTTCGCTGACAAAAACCCGCTTTTTCGTGACGCCCAAGTAAGCGGCAGCGGTTATCAGATGGCTCCCGAGCCCCGTACGGTTCATCTTTGCGGTCATTTCCTGAAGCCGGTCCATGGAGCGGCCTATCCGCCAGAACATCAGGTCGGCTTTTGAATCGAACCCGACCAAGGAATACGGAAATACGAGAAAATCGTCTCTGAAATCATCAAAGACCGAGATGAACTCCTGCGAAAGCTCACTTTTTCGCCCGCCGTCCAGCTTTCTCCAGTCCGCATCGGCCTTGAGGAAAAGAAAGCTGACGAACTGCTTTTCTATCTGTGCCGAGGTCCGCGATTCGACAGAATCGTCAACAAGCCGAAGCCCGCTTTGTTCGGCCGCGTCACGTTGTTTGTTGACCAATTCTATCGGCACTTTCGCTTTCCCCTCCCGGACTCCAACAATTTTGCCAAGTTTACCGGGCATTGTCCAAAGCGTGCGGCCGCCCGGATTTACATCTCGTTGATTTAGTGCCAGAATTGCCGTGTGCGAAAGTGTGTCCTTGCAGCACTGATGATCATTATTGGCGTTTCGGCGGCCAATGCCCAGCAGCGTCCGCTGATCACGGACGACATCGACATCACTCCCGCCGGAGCTCTCGAGATCGGCGTCGGCGTCGATTTCATTCAGAACGCGAAGTTCCCGCTTTCGGGCCTCAAGGGCGACCTCACCCGCGTCGGCGACATTCGCATCCGGCAGGGACTTGCCCCGAACGTTGAGATCCAGATCGAGGGCACGATCCAAAATTATCTTGCGATCAACTCGGCATCGAATCCATCGCCGATTCCGCTCAACGTCACGGGCAATTCGACCAACGACTTCAGCGATTTCACCATCTCGGCGAAGATAAAGCTGCTAAACGAAACGAAATACTTCCCGGCGATCGGAACGAAGTTTGGCTTTCAGATGCCGAATACCGACCAGGCCCGCGGCATCGGGACCAACCAGATAAACGTTTTCTCTAAGATCATCGCGCAGAAGAAGTTTGGCAAGCGGGCCGGCCGCGATCCGCT includes:
- a CDS encoding chlorite dismutase family protein, which encodes MPIELVNKQRDAAEQSGLRLVDDSVESRTSAQIEKQFVSFLFLKADADWRKLDGGRKSELSQEFISVFDDFRDDFLVFPYSLVGFDSKADLMFWRIGRSMDRLQEMTAKMNRTGLGSHLITAAAYLGVTKKRVFVSESTEDRFHVNAGEKAYHFFYPCAKGREWYEKPAEEREALIEDGMMVGRRFPNIKIHMTHGLGFGEYEYLFSFETDEPKDFVALAEELRSAGEVERNLGGSHIFTCRKRPLAECIEALG